The Brassica napus cultivar Da-Ae chromosome C7, Da-Ae, whole genome shotgun sequence genomic interval attaacttTTGAGTTTTAGTTTTAGATTTGTTGTTTAACTTTGAAAACAGTATATTTAGTGTTTAGATTCATGATTTGGAATATAGAGTAATatatagagtttagagtttggaGTATAGTGTTTGAagtttagatttaaattttggaattaaatttaaaaaaaaaaattaacttttgaGTTTTAGTTTTAGATTTGTTGTTTAACTTTGAAAAAAGTATATTTAGTGTTTAGATTCATGATTTGGAATATAGAGTAATATATAGAGTTTAGATTTTGGAGTATATATAGTGTTTAAagtttagatttaaattttggaattaaatttaaaaaaaaagattaacttTTGAGTTTTAGTTTTAGATTTGTTGTTTAACTTTGAAAAAAGTATATTTAGTGTTTAGATTCATGATTTGGAATATAGAGTAATatatagagtttagagtttggaGTAAAGTGTTTGAagtttagatttaaattttggaattaaattttaaaaaaaagattaacttttgatttttagttttagatttGTTGTTTAACTTTGAAAAAAGTATATTTAGTGTTTAGATTCATGATTTGGAATATAGAGTAATatatagagtttagagtttggaGTATAGTGTTTGAagtttagatttaaattttggaattaaatttaaaaaaaaagattaacttTTGAGTTTTAGTTTTAGATTTGTTGTTTAACtttgaaaaagtatatttaGTGTTTAGATTCATGATTTGGAATATAGAGTAATatatagagtttagagtttggaATATAGTGTTTGAGTTTTGACTTAAAAATTgatattacatttttaaaataattaaatatgagTTTAGGTTTAAGATTTTGAGATATAGTATGAAgattagaatttaagatttactTTTAGAGTTTATGGGGTTAAAAACatgtttagggtatagggttttaAATAgctatgaattttttttcctgGCAAAAATCGTagctaaaagatattttttttgtagttagcCACGATTTTTGCTACGGTTTGTTTCGTATCAATTTTGCCACGAAATTTTCATAGCAAAATCGTACCTATATCTTGCTACGTTTTTTTCGTAGCAATTTCGTAGCTTTTTTGCTACGATTTACACACGAAAAGCTAGAATTTGCTACGAAAATTTCGTAGCAAGATATAGGTACGATTTTGCTATGAAAATTTCGTGGCAAAGATATAGGTACGATTTTGCTATGAAAATTTCGTAGCAAGATATAGGTACGATTTTGCTATGAAAATTTCGTAGCAAGATATAGGTACCATTTTGATAGCGAGCTAAATCTGTATGCTCGTCATGGCTCTCCTTTTCAAGACAATGTGTGCCTAAAGATCACATCCCTTGGGTGCTTCTCTTCCCCAAAAACAACGAAACCAATTCTTGCATGTTGTTCAACCCCGGGAAGAAGACAAACTCTACAAAACGCAATTAGATCTTGGTTTGGAGTTTGCAAATAGCTCGTGTATGAAAACCTATGGAAGTTGGCTCTTAATGCAAAATCTCCAGCTTAATCTCTACATTGTGAATCTCTTTACCCACGAGAGGATCAATCTACCTCCCGTGAAGTCACAGTTTGGAATGACAAAGATACAATCGCCTGTGATTTGGATTGACGACGAAACCAAAGATCACGTAGTTTCATGGGCACTTACCAACAAGTACCGTGTGGTCTATTCTATTTCTAAGACAGGAGATAACTCGTGGAATAAAATTCCCATAGCTTCAAGTTGTCTTGACATGGTTTACAAGGATCACAAGCTTTACTTGTTAAGTTACTCTGAAAGTCTCAAAATCTTCGACTTTTCTGGAGAAATTCCCCAACAAATTGTTGTTGCTGAGAAACATACTGTACCTCCTCTAGTATTTTATCAACCAGTTAATGTGCGATGGCTGAGCATGAGCATTGTCGCTACAAGCATTGTAGTCACAGCAACAGGAGATGTCCTCAAGGTTGTAAAAAAGTGGACACCAAGGTCTAGAAGCTGGTCCTTCCGTCTCTACAAGGTTTATTCATTAGGCTTTAAAGAGGATGAACGAGTTTATTCCTTGGGCGACGAGGCAATGTTTTTGGATCTAGGTATCACTGTGCTCGCCAATGACAATGCTGGAATCAGTAGAAATTCCATCTATTTCTGTGATTGCAATTTCAGTGATTGCAAGAACGCAAATAATGTTTTTCTCTTCAATCTCAAGACAAGCAAGATGGAGAAGTCACACAAATTTGATTGCTCGTCTGTTCAACTCTCTAGTAGTCGATGGTTTTTACCAAGTAATTCACAAAGACATGATTGATGTCAACTTTTATTTCCTCTTCAGTGTGTTGTTTTACCCTTACTTACTAATGGTATGGTTATTTATACACATGCTAGTTTTTCAAGTTACGAGTGACGTATAACCAAAAGTTAAACTACAATCAAATGCAAATTAGAAAATGTATTAAAATGATATGGTGACTTCAAAGAACTTTTCTTTGTGGTGGAATCGTACTGATGTAAAGAATCGCTCTTTCTTAATAGTAGAATAAAAGTAGAAATAGTCCCgtcataatttaataattttcatCCTTAAACTATACTATATTTAAGAGTTTTTAGCAAAAACCATGTACCTTCATTACACCGGTCGTTTAGTAACGGATATAAaaattgtgtatatataaatacttcatGAAATTAACCCATGAAAATGGCTACATTAAAcgtttatattaataaaaaaagagaaaaaaacaaaaatagcactaaatcaagtttttattcCCAAattagcactcaaggtcaaaagtcacaaaaatagcatttaatgttttatcaaaagtcacaaacttagggtttagagttaaagggtggggtttaggatttagggtttagggtttagggtttagagcttagggtttaaattttaggatttagggtttagggtttagggtttagagtttatagttgagaaatgagtttttggagataagatttcaaattttgaaaaataaaaaaattaaaattttcaaaaaataaacttagaaaggtgctattttggtcattttagtttttgagtgctatttttgtgatataaacttagaaagatgctattttggagatttgcccataaaaaaaaaatgttcctTATTTTACATGAAATATAAGCAAACACGAAAATTTGCTCAAATCCACACATCGGCGTCGTACTAACAGCAAAAGTagcaaattaaaaattaaaagtggACCCTTGAGACTATTAAGAGGGTTTGACAAATCATCACCCTGAAAAGCTTACTTAATGAACTTTCTTAATGAAAAGATTACGAAAGCCAAATAAACCATTGGGATTATTAACATTGGCGATATAATTGTCACTCCCAATGTTACTATCTCCAGCCACGTTGCTACTGCAGCTTAACCGGCTCCGATAACCGATGCACATAGGCACGTTCAAGTTTATGACTTTTGATTTATTGCCATCTATTCCAGTTTTACCCCTACGCGCCTCAGGAATTACCCTTTTACGCACCCGCTCGGATATCGTTTTCGCGGTCGGAGCTCCACTTCCACGTCGGACTTGCAAGACTGGACTGTTCCGACCAAGATGCACGCCGTTCCGACCAGGACTGCTAGGACATTTCCTAGACTTAGATTCGCCGGTGGAGTTGCTCCGGGAACACGGCGCGCTGCTGACTTTCCGGGTCGTCGGAGCTCCAAAAGATATTCTGGGTCGGATCCCGTTGTTACCAGCGGATCTGCTTCTTGAAAACGGCCAAATGTTTATATTCAGCTCCGCTCCtgaacccgaacccgacccggtCTTCTTATCCTTCTTTCTATTCTCTTTCCGCTTATCTTTCTTCCCGACCGGTTTATTTTCGCTCTTCTTGAATATATCTCTCCACCGCTTCGAACCCGTTGTGTCCCGGGTCAACTCGGATCCTAAACCGAGTTTAGGTTCGGGTTTTTGCTCTGTAATCAAGGTATCAGTCGAAAGAGATGGATCCGGGGCACACTCCGAGGCACTCGAGTCGGGTTGAGGTTCGGGTTTGATGGAGAGGAGGTGAAGAGGGAGAAGAACGCCGTCGTGAAAAAGCTCGTCGGCGGAGAGGAGATCTGTTTCGGTTTGATGAAATGAAGAGTTTGACAGACGCCAGAACTCGAATTCCGGTGAGTTGGAGGCGCAGCTGCTCCTACGTCGTTGGCTACCACACGGGGAGAGAATCTCCGGCGGTGGTTTACTTCGTATGCTCGTCGGACTGTCCATGTTGCAgcgaaagagagagaaggaaggtTGAAGATAATAAATGGAATGTTAATGAAATGAAAATGCTACATAGGGAGAAGATGAGCAGGTGCAATGTGACCTTTATATGCAGAGTGCATAAATGACGgaaatgtattacatttattttattgcttcattttatttattcgaattttttttaaaacaattatgggGTTTTGTCTATAATTGTAAATATCTATAATCTACCATTTAATCTACATGTGTATaaaggttgacaaaaaaaaatctacatgtCTATCAAtcttgaaaccaaacaaaattgtgagttttgtttgtttgtagaaGTTTCAGACATTCAttccacaatttttttttttgataatccagtaTCCGACCACTTTGCGTGATCGACTAGTCCACCGGGCCTGAACCCATGCCATTACAGGATTTTTAAGCGTCCACTTAAGGGCCCCTGGTTACGCGAAGTGGTCTGGAGGGCGGGAGGCAGCCCATGTAAATACCCCCGTGGCCGGGGTTCGAACTCGTGATGGcgggcacctcagccgaggttcctttaccaccagactaCGAGGCCCGGTTCATTTCCACaatttatttatgaatattGAAATATGTTATTCATTCCACAATTATTTATGAATATGGGaatattttattcatgtttCATTTGCACTAGATAACCATGCCCACAATAATTTATGAATATGAGAATATTTCATATTGACCAAAAAGatgataataatttattaacttagtattaaattaaaatcaaaacacttttttttttgtcaacaaaatcAAAACACTTTCGATGTTTCATTTGCACTAGATAATATGTAAGTAATTAGTCCAGTTGTCATTTTAACtgtatagtttatattttgtgatAATATCGCATGATGGATTGGTGAAATACCACCTATTAAAATGTTCTTACGTTTCTCTCTATCTATATACGACCCAACTCATTAACTCACCTCGCCTAACTTGATTTTAAGCAAATACAAATATAACTTATATGAATCACTTCCATATTTCATGACACAAGCTAACCAAATTATAAGTTTCAACTTCTTAGGCCAGATTCTTAATCAAGATCCAACTCATGATAAGACTGATCGTTTCCTTAACCAAActaattatatacttaaaaaaaaatacgatatttgatttaaaaaaatacgatTTATTTggtatattgtttttatttcgtTTGTTAACTTATCATTCGTATTGCATTTCGCTTCTCttgtaatgttttttctttcaattttatCTAAACATGCACATGTATGTggaaggcaaaaaaaaaagagatgtggaATATAAATCACACTCCATTTTATACCTGGAGTACCCCTCTGAACTTGATTTTTTCGTTTCTTGATTAAtgtttccctagaaaatagcaaaCGGAAGTTCAACTTATATACTACAAGAATAAGTTTTGTAAACCGAAGTTGACCAATTTCATGTTTAAAATCTTCTGCAACTATCATTACCCTGAACCCAAAGTCATTTTCATGacattttcgttttttttcccTTGATTCTTACATAACaacatttattagaattttattgAAATATGATGCCATTAAGTTTTTTGTGATAtcaaaagtttttaattttaaaattttaattatttattatttatcatGTGATTTTCAATCATTACTTTTTGACTAAATAATTCGAGTAACAAACCACATTCCTCGACCGCGTTTCATGGAATATCTGATAAAtcgaattaattttttttttttaaatgtcccACAATttcatcagaaaaaaaaagtaaatggaAAAAACGAGGCCCAGTAATAGAAGGAAACAAATGTTCGTATGTTTCTCTCCATCAGTGGCTGTGAGTGAATCTTAACTAGTTCAGGAAAGAAACTAACACATTTTTCATTTTCCCAAAAAAATAGATAAGGAGAAAACATCCAAGAAATTCAAAGAATCATATCCGGATTGAAAATTACATGATCATCAATAAatcttttaaattgattttaaaaatcagaacaaaaaataaattagtataCAAAAATTGCTGGAGGAAGAGGAAAGTAAGTTATAGCAAAGAGATTTTGTTGGTTCGTTTGTGTTTGGAAACATGCTTAATAATGTGAGAGCCATGTGATAGATAACATTATCTCACACTCATTTAATAACGTCGGGTCTCTGATTATGAAATGTCATAAATACCTGtaaccctctctctctctctctctctctctctctctctctctctctctctctctctctctctctctctctctctctctctctctctctctctctctctctctctctctctctctctctctctctctctatatctcCTCTGCACGCAACTTCGACTTTACAAAGATTTGGTATCCGAGTCTGAGGTTTTCCCATTTCCATATCCGTACACTGCCACCATGTCACGACTACTTACTAGCTAGCTATCTTTTTAAAGTACTATAGcacatttttctctcttttctttttaactagAGCTTCAaaactaagagcatgattatccggGATTCTTAGTGGGTTTCTCAGTGCGTGGATCCCCATAAAACTTTTAAGGATcggttacaaaaactactaattaaAAACCGATTTTAGTGTgtt includes:
- the LOC106356322 gene encoding uncharacterized protein LOC106356322, which gives rise to MDSPTSIRSKPPPEILSPCGSQRRRSSCASNSPEFEFWRLSNSSFHQTETDLLSADELFHDGVLLPLHLLSIKPEPQPDSSASECAPDPSLSTDTLITEQKPEPKLGLGSELTRDTTGSKRWRDIFKKSENKPVGKKDKRKENRKKDKKTGSGSGSGAELNINIWPFSRSRSAGNNGIRPRISFGAPTTRKVSSAPCSRSNSTGESKSRKCPSSPGRNGVHLGRNSPVLQVRRGSGAPTAKTISERVRKRVIPEARRGKTGIDGNKSKVINLNVPMCIGYRSRLSCSSNVAGDSNIGSDNYIANVNNPNGLFGFRNLFIKKVH